A region of the Sodalis ligni genome:
CGAGGCATGCTGGCCCGTTTGCTTTATCCGGTCGTGCATCCCAAATTCAGCTATGAATTCTGCAAAGGATTCTATGCCCGGGTGGCCAACGGCAAAATGAACGGCAGGGTGGTAAGGCTACTGGTGGGTCCGTTATTGCGTTCCCTGGAGAATGTCTACGGCCAGTCGCCCTATCTCGATTATCTCAATAGTTTTCGTTATCCCTTGTCAGGTGAGTTTGCCATGCGTACCCGGGTTATGCATGACATGAAAATTCCCGGCGACTGGGGATTGGAAATCGGCCTGCTGTCGGAGATCTATCGCAACTATTCACCGAACCATATTTGCCAGGTTGAAATCGCCGATAACTACGACCATAAACACCAGCCCCTGGCGGAAGAGGATGGCTCGGGCGGGTTGAAACGCATGAGCAACGATATTATCCAGTCGCTGTACCGTAAGCTGGCCACCATGGGAGTCAATCTCACCAGCGATTCATTCCGGGTGCTAAAAGCCACCTATTACCGCAATGCTCTCGATATTCTGGAATTCTATCACCATGATGCCATTATGAACGGGCTCAAGTTTGATCAGCACAGCGAGGAAGCGGCGGTGGAATTATTCATGCAATGTATTCTGGATGCGGGACAGGCGTTTATCGAACGGCCCAACGATAAGCCCTTTATTCCCAGTTGGAGCCGGGTGCAATCCGCCTTTCCCGATATTATGCAACGCATCTACGACGCAGTGGAAGAAGACAACAAAGGGGATGTCTGACCCCGGAAGGCACAGGCGCGACATTATAGGGCTGGCGGCTGCGCCGCTGTCGTAAATCACTCCCCTGCCGGGCGGGGGATATTCCCCACGGTGAGTTCGTGATGCCATTGAAAAAGACGATGTTTTAACTTGCTCCTGACGGGATGACCTTTAGAATGAACGTCTCTCTCTTCAGTAGCCGCTATAGCGGAAAGTGCCGATATGCGCGAACTTAAACCCAATGAACCTCTGGCGGCGGCCCTCGCCGGCTGGATAGAGGATCATCTGGACCGCGATATAGCCCTGCCGGAATTGGCGGAACGGTCCGGCTATTCGGTCTGGCATATGCAAAGCGTGTTCCGTGCCACCACCGGTATCGCCGTTGGCCGCTATATACGGGAACGTAAACTGACCGAGGCCGTGCTGCGTTTGCGCAATACCGATCACCGTATAATTGACATAGCGCTGGATTATGGATTTAATTCACAATCTCAATTTACTACCTTGTTCAAAAATATTTTGGCGTGACGCCTCAAATGTGCCGTAATGATCCTTCATTACCCCTTAACTTAACTCCCCGCTTCGTTTCAATGATCTAAAAGTAAATAACTTATGTTATTTACTTTAGTTATATAGTTTTTGACTGATCCTCTTTAGCTTTTACGGCAATCATATTATAAATCAATATAATCAATCAGCTAACCACCATTGTTCAGTTTTGTGTTTTGATCAAGCAAGAAATTATTAAAATTAATGATATAAAACAGCACAAACCTCACGAGGTCCTATAGTAATTCTGAAAATTTGGCGTAGTATACCCTGATATCTCCAATTTCCTGGTGTAACTTAAGCAATTATTCGCCCGCGTTTTTAGCGGGCCTTTTGTGTTGCCTAGATATGATCGGCTACCCAAGGTCAAGAGCGCTTTTATCTGGTGATATTAATGTCTCCGGTGGGCAAACGTTAAATCTTGCAGCCTTCACAATCCTCTTCTTCTGCCGGCGGTTCCGGTATTGCCTGCGCTTTTTCTGGCGTTTTCTTCCGCTACGGCCAATTCGGCATCAATATCAAATTCAAATACGTCGTCATTCATGGCTTCAAGTCTCCTTTTCAACTGTCGGTACAGTATAACGACTTTATGGGTAAAGAGACACAATCATGGCCTTTGGCGGAGCAAGAAAGGCGCCGCGATCGAGGGTCTTGAGTTGAGTGAAAGCGCCGCGTTCAGTACGACGGCGGCCCGTCGGGCCAAAAAAACCCCGCATGGCGGGGTTTGGGCAGCAAAAAAATCAGACTATATTTCAAGCCCCTTTTTGCTCTTTTTATCTGCCCGTTTTTCCTTCAGTGTTTTCTCCGGCTTCTTCTTGGCTGACTTATCCTTACCTCTACTCATAAACGCCTCGCTTATTTGTCAGATTAGGTGGTTAGTCCAAAAGGCTCCCCGATAACACCTGGGTACTCTAGAGTTACCAAACCTGGGGACGAATTGCAAGCCGGCTGTACGTCTCGTCAGTCCGCCGCCTTTGGATGTGCCGCCAGCCAGTCCCGCATGGTCTTGATCTCCCCTTTCTGCGCTTTAATCACATTCTCCGCCAACTGCCGCATATGAGGATCTTTACCGTATTGCAATTCGGTTTGCGCCATTTCAATAGCGCCCTGATGATGAGGAATCATGCCCTGGGCGAAGGCAACGTCCGGATCGCTTGCTTTCACCCCCTCAGCCATCTTAGCGTGCATGTCTTTCATTGAATTCATATAAGACTGGCTGGCGGGACTTAATCCCTGCGCGTTATCCATCTTCATGCCGGCCATGTTATCGTCGGCCACGGCGACCTGCGCCACCAGGGGGAACAAGATAGCCATTAACGATCCGACCATGCTTTTTCTCATGATTTTCTCCTGTTTATTGTCTAATACCGCATGCTCCGAACACCAAGGCGTCCGCTATGGCGGCATCCCGCATCACAACATCCGCTTGATTTCGCCTTAAGAACCATAGCCTAACGCAACGCCGGCCGGGTAACGTCGATCCGGCGACAATTCAACGCTTCTCCGGCTGCGTATCCGTTGCCTGAATAATAAATGGCCTGAATTGCGGCGACATCCAGGTCTCAAATCCCGTCTCGGTTTTAGTGATGAGATACACCGCCAATCCCTGCTGTTCCGCCAGTGCCTTTGCCTTTTCAGTGCCAAGCACCATCAGGCCTGTATCCCAGCCATCGGCCTCCATCGCGGTGGTGGCGATAACGGTCGCGGACACCAATTTATGATCAATGGGCCTCCCGGTGGCGGGATCGATAATATGGGACAACCGTTTACCCTGTAATTCATAGTAATTACGATAACTGCCTGAGGTGCTGATGCCGTGCCCCTGTAAATCCACAACGGCCTGTGCATCCACCTCGCGATCGGTGGGCTTTTGAATGGCCACCCGCCAGGGTTTATCCTGTGGCGACAGCCCCCGGGAAATTACCGCCCCGCCCACCGAGACCAGATAGCGGGTGATGCCCCGGCGTTCCATCACAGCCGCGAGATGATCGGTGGCATATCCCTCACCCAGCGTTGAAAGGTCAACGTACAGGTCCGGCAAATCTTTTTGCAGCCATTGTCCGCTTACCTCTTCGGTCAGACGGAGATGATGCAGCCCCACCCGCGCCCGCGCGCTGTCGATCTGGGCCTGGGTCGGCATCAACACCGGCTGTTTATCCGGCCCGAACCCCCAAAGATTAACCAAGGGACCCACGGTGATATCCATTGCCCCGCCGGTTTTGGCGCCAATGCGCAGCGCGGTGGCTATCAGGTCGGCCATAGCGGCGGAAATCGGCTGCGGCGCGGTACCATTATAGTGATTAAATCGCGACAACACCGAATCCTGTCGGTAAGTAGACAATTCATGATTGTCCTGTTCCAACACCTGGCTTATCTGCTCCTTCAATCCCACCAGCGCGTCCGCCGGCGGCGAAGCCAACGTAACCCGATAAAACGTACCCATGGTTTTCCCTTCCGCCATCCAGGCCTGATTGTCCGCCGAGGGCGGCGAGGGTTTATCGCAGCCGGCCAATAACATCACCGCGCCGGTTATAATCACCGCATACTTGTTCATTGTTCTTCCCTATTGTAAAAATCCACATCAGGCCATGCAGCCAGCACCCTATTATTACCTATTATGGGCTTTGCAAAAATCAGACCGATCCGCCTAAAGGCACAGCGGAGTCGCAGCGAGCGGAACGAAGAAGGGATGCGCGGAGCAAAAGCGGCAGGCTGACGGGGAAATAACGGGGTCACCGGACTTGCCAGGCACGGTGAAGGCAAAGGAGTATGCTTGAGATAAGGACCATCACTAACCCAAGCGTATGCCGCCCCGGGATGATGAGGTTACGACAGGTCGGAGTGAGACCCGCCCTGGGCATAATTAAACATTCGCTGCACGATTTCATCTGCGCCTTTGATAATTTCCGACAGATTCTTGTCGCTGCGGTTGACCGCCTGTGAATAGGCAATTTCATGCGCCTCATCCACCATGCTGATAATACGGCCGCGTGTTTCAGCATCCAGATTACCCAAAATAGTGGTGATCACTACCTGGTAGGCATGGGACGTTACGGTTAACTGCCGTTCGCGGGCCTCCAATACTTTAATGCGTTCGAGCAGTGCTAGATAGTGCGGATCATTATCCATCTCGGCTTCCCCCTGGTAGAGCCGGCGCCGGCACGAGGCAATGTATGCATATGCATCACGCCGGCTAAAAAACTGAGTATACAACAAATGCCCGATACAGAGATCGCGGGGGAGCGAAGCGCGGGTGAGGACTGAATAACTGTCGTGACAGGTCACGACAGTTTATCGGGTGGAACCATCAATTAAGAGTGGTTGCCGCTATTGCTGCTTTTACCGCCTTTTTACCGGCTTCTGACGCCTTTTCCGGGTTGTTTTAAAACCCCGCTGCCGCTGTGCTGACCGCCTTTTTACCCGCTTCAGATGCTTTTGTTTATCGTCCGCAAAATTACCAGAACCTTTACGTTGATCTGCCATGTAAACCTCCAAACGTGAATGTCGAAATCAATAAATTGATATTTCACTAGGTCTTTTGCCAAGACATTGAAGAAGCGTGATGTTATGCCTCTCAACGCTTTTATCCTAGAACATGATTCTTATTATTGCCAAAGTGATTCTCAACCTAATTCTCATTTAAAACGAAAAACCAGCCAATCATCTATTACCTTGCGTCATTTACCTTTATAGATTAATTTATAACGCATTGAAGAATATATATTTTAATACACTCAAGAATCTAATTTTTAACTGCAATATTCAATTAAATAATTTAACCCTTTGATTATAATGATTTATTAACCACTATTGCAAGATAACGGAAATAATCGGCAAAACCCACAATCAGTCAATAACTTATTATTCTTTATTCAATAGTGTATTAAGTATATTGATAATGAATGGCGTTAGCATGGCTTAAAAATGCCTGCGTTGAGCAGGCATTGTGGATAAGGTGGTTTTAAAGACCGGCTGGTCTGGGCACTTCGAGATATTGGCCGTTAATATCGCGACGATAATAATGTCCTTGATTGACATAATATCTTTCGCCATTCATATCCAATACCGTCATATTGCCGGGTCCGGAAACGTAAGCCTGCGGCGCGGGCACTACGGCCGGTGGATTGACTACCACATACTCATTGTTCTGGCGTTGATAATAAACCCCGTCCAACACATAATAGGTCAGACCCGCTGCTAATATGGTCGCCGCCACCCCAGGCAAAACCAAACCTTTCGCCATAGTGAGGCCGGCCACCCATCCAGCCATGAGGGCCGTAATGATACGGATAATGACCGCCGTGCCAGCCGGGCGCGGCAAAACCGGCTACCGGCATAACCAGGCTAAGGGAAAATAAAGAATCAGAACTTTTTCATCATAATTTACCTATTAAGACTCTCACCTATTAATACATGCCGATGCTTTCATAACAGACCTTCTCAGACCATTATGCAAGACCATTTACGCATCTTTTGTCGGGTTTAACGAAATCCTTACCTATACGTAAAAGTGTATTGCAAATCAATACCATCCCTGTGTTTCATCCTCATTGAAAGCGGTAAACACGCGGCATTCCTTTGCCCCGGCTTTATCTGAATTTTAGTCGATAGCGAAGCTTTGCGGATATAAAAGCCTGAACAAAACCATGACTTTTCATTAGCAATTGTGAATGACGGAAGGTTGCCGTTGATATGCTAAGGTTTGGTAAAGTCTTGAAAGGTTGTGTAAACTTATAATATATATGAATATTATTGACATAATAATTAATCATTATGATTTGATGCATTGAAGGCCAGATGTTATTTTGCCATTACCCTCTCGCTCCAGAGCGGGGTAATGTGATGTTGGACACCCACTTTTGTTTTGTGTGGGTGTTTTTGCCTGAAGACCGGGGTGTGGGGTTTCACTTCACCAGATTGTCGAGACGTTCATCGTCAATACCCGCCGGTTCAAGGTGGGCTGAAACTTCCGCCGCCGGGAAAAGTTTTCTCACCGCCGCTTCAGCGGCATCGCCGATTCATGGCCCACGTCGACGGTAAGCTGGCCGTCCACTTCCACATGTAATTCAACAAACACCCGGTCGCCGCCGTTACGGGTTCGGATATCATGGACACCCTGCACCCCTCGCAGCTCAGGGCGGCATCCCGAATGCGCCGCCGGTCCTTCACGTCCAGCTCCTGATCCAAAAGCTGGATAAGCGCGGAGAGCACCATGCCGCGGGCATTCCATAGCATATAGCAGGAAATGCCAAGCGCCCCCGCCGCATCGGAGCGCGCCCAGCCGAACAAGCCGTCCAGAACCAGCGCCGCCAGCACGGCGATATTGACGGCGATATCGGTGACATAATGCGCGCGATCGGCGGCTATGGCGGTGGAACCGGTCCTCTTGACCACAAACGTCTGCATGGTCACCAGTACGCCGGCGCAGAAAGTACTGCCGACTATGACCCAGATACCCAGGCCTTGCTGCGAAAGCGGCTGAGGATGGATCAGGCGTCCCACGGATTCAATACCCAGCACCAGCCCGGCCCCGGCAAGCAGCAGCGCCTGGACAAAGGCCGCCACCGCCTCAGCTTTGCCGTGGCCGTAGCGGTGCCCCTTGTCCGCCGGGCGCTGCGCATAATAAACCCCCGCCAGGGTGACGATGGATGCCATCACGTCAACCAAACCGTCCGCCGCGGAAGTCAGCATGGAAATGGAACCGGTAAGCAGCCATGCCCAGATTTAAATGCCCACGAGCATCAGCGCAACGCTAAGAGATATTAATGAGGCCAGGCGCGTGAGCTTTTTGCTTGGGAGATTAAACAGCATTGGCGAATCCCCAAGTATCAGTTTTAACATTCATATGTTTACCGATTAAATAGCACGCTGCGAAAGCGAATATATTGGATGAAATCCGCTGTTGCTAAAACAGCCAGCGAAGACATGTGAAGGATTTACATGGCCCAACTTCAACAAGGGTGCAATATATTATCAAAATCAATGTCTTTCAGTCTATGTAAATTTATCTGATGCCGGACGCACATCATAAACACGGATTCTCTTCGTCTTTTACCTCCTGCAGATCGTTTATGGCAAAAGTGACCACCCCGAAAATCACCAGCTCTCCCTCCTCCAGATCGATGGTGGTGATTTCGCTGCGTTTTCCCAGGCTTTCCAATGCGGGCAACGGAAACAAACGCAGGCGCCGAATCACATAAGCCCCGTCGATCACCGCAACAACGATACTGCCATGGGCCGCTTTTACCGCCGCATCCACCACCAGGATCGCGCCGTGCAAAATGCCCACCGCCATGCAGCCCTCCTCTACCCGCACCAGATAGGTCGAGGCTGGACGGAGAATACAGGTTTTGTCCAGGCTGATCCTGCTATCAATATAATCCTGTGCCGGAGAAGGGAAGCCCATGGTCAAACACCTTAATACTGATTTTTTATACAGTATAAACACGGTTGCCCAGCCTGTGAAGGGTTCTTTGGCGGTAAAAGTATAGCCGACTGATCCAGCGGATAAAATTATGGCCCGGTGCAGGGCAGGCCGATGCCGCCGAGCGAAGGCTATCATTTATGTACATCCAACCGCACCGTGCCGCAGCGTTTCGCTTAAGCGCGGCACACTTTAAAAAAAACCGGACTATAATTGCTTCATTAATCAAGATATTTAATCAATCCTCTAATCCGTCTAAGGAAGAAATGAGCTTATGAACCGGTTATGGATATCAGCTCCGGCGATTTTATTGCTGATTTCCGGCTGTTCGTCACATTATCGGGGGTGCAATGCCAAGGGGATATAAAAGTCTGGCAGGCCAGCCGCTGGGGCTACCAGCGCATTGATTGAGGACAGATACAATTCGTTTTCGGTAGCTATGCCGCAGGAAAAGGTTGAAAGCGGAACGCTTCAGTCCGCCGATCGCTCCTTTATATTCCCTCCGCCGTTACAACAGAAGGTTATCTGGCTCAACGTGTTTCAGATAAAAATTCACGCTTATCGATTCACGCAAGGATAGATGGATAACTTACACCTGCCCTAGCTTTCGTCCTGTAGCGCGCCTTCGCCGCCGCTTCTGTTTGATATGCTTGTGAAGTGAGATTATGAGTGGGAAAACAAGGACAAACAATCGTTCCGCGGGCTTTTCGTCACAAAAACAAAGGGGATAAGTGCTTGAATAGTGGCGGAGAGAGGATTTGAACCCTCGGAAGGATTGCTCCTTCAACGGTTTTCGAGACCGTCCCGTTCAGCCGCTCCGGCATCTCTCCTTTTTAGCGGTTGCTATCATGCCCTGTTTTGCGGCATTTTAATAGTGTTTAACCGCGCCTGACGATTCAAGTGACGACTTATCGAGCAAGTAGATGATGAAATGGCCTTGGAAAAGCTCTGCCCCCTCGCCGGAGACGCTTGCCTTATGGCAAGAGGCCTTGGCGATCCCGTTATTCTCGCCTTTGTCTGCTGAAGAGCGGCATCGCCTGGTCCTGCTGGCCGACAAATTCTTGGAGCAAAAAAAGCTGGTCCTCCTGCAGGGGTTGGTGCTCAATGATGTTATGGAGGCGCGAATTGCCCTGCTGTTTTCGTTGCCGGTGTTGGGGTTGGGGCTGGACTGGCTGGATGGTTTTCATGAAATACTGATTTATCCATCGCCCTTTGTGGTTAACGATGAGTGGCAAGACGACGCGGGACTGGTGCACCGCGGCGAGATGGTGCATTCCGGCCAAAGTTGGGATCAGGGGCCGATAGTGCTTAATTGGCAGGAAATTCAGGATTCGTTCGATCTTTCCGGCTTCAACCTGATTATCCATGAAACCGCGCATAAGCTGGATGGACGCAATACCGGCGTGGTGAACGGTATGCCGCTGATCCCCCTGCGTGAGGTGGCCCGCTGGGAAAATCTCCTGCGCTCGGCAATGGAGGATTTGCAGGACGAAGTGGATTTGGTGGGAGAAGACGCGGCCAGTATGGATGCTTATGCCGCCAGCGATCCGGCGGAATGTTTTGCCGTGCTGTCGGAGTATTTTTCAGTTCGACAGAATTGTTTCTCGACAGGTTTCCCGAACTTTATCGCTGCTTTGTACAGTTTTACCGCCAGGATCCGTTGGCGCGGCTTAACGCGCAGCGTTCCTCTCCGACAGCCTCTCCCGGCGATTTAGCCGCGCCGGAAAACTAAAACAGCCGTCTAAGCGCCCTAAAACCCCCTTTTACAGCGCCAATGATGAACAATTTGGCTAAGGGTTAGGCAATCACGCTGCAAGTTTTTATTTTGCATTGACACCTTTGGAGGGGCCGGATATGATTCGCCCCGTTCAAACGATTCCTCTGTAGTTCAGTCGGTAGAACGGCGGACTGTTAATCCGTATGTCACTGGTTCGAGTCCAGTCAGAGGAGCCAATTTCTTGTTTTCATACCTCTTTGCGAATCCCTATATAATTTTGATTCAATAAGTTAGTGTGAAAAATCTTCCCGATGCGTTTTCAGTTTTCCCTCTGCATCGGGAAAAATTGGTGGTCAGATTTGGGGTCAGGTTGGTTCGATTATGGAGTGACCCCATATGTCTCTTAACGACACGAAAATCCGCAGCAGTAAACCCCTAGCAAAACCTTTCAAACTGTCCGATGCACACGGGTTGTATTTGTTGATCAATCCCGGTGGTTCCCGTCTCTGGTATCTCAAGTATCGTATTAATGGCAAAGAATCCCGTCTCGGTTTAGGCGCTTATCCGCTGGTATCTCTTGCCGACGCCCGGCTACAGAGTGATGGCATCCGAAAATTGCTGAACCAGAATATCAACCCGGCACAGCAGCGTGTTGCTGACAAAGCCCCCTGTTCGCCTGAAAAATGTTTCAAGACCGTGGCGCTGGGTTGGCATAGAAGCAATAAAGCTTGGTCGGAGAACCACGCCAGCCGACTGCTTGCCAGCATGAACAATCATATTTTCCCGGTGATTGGGCATCTGCCGGTAACGGAACTGAAAACACGACTTTTCACCGCTCTGCTGAAAGGGATTGAGGAAAAGGGACTGCTGGAAGTCGCCTCCCGCACCCGACAGCACCTATGCAGCATCATGCGTTATGCTGTGCAGCAAGGACTGGTGGAAAACAACCCGGCGCTGAATCTGGAAGGCGTGACGGCTCCGCCCGTTAAACACCATTATCCTGCCCTACCCCTAGAACATCTGCCGGAACTGCTGGCGCGCATTGACGGCTACATGGCGGGACGGACGCTTACCCGACTAGCTGTGACGCTCACCTTGCACCTATTTATCCGTTCCAGCGAGCTGCGTTTCGCCCGTTGGCGCGAGATTGATTTCAAAAACGGAATCTGGACGCTCCCTTCCACCCGCGACACCATTGCCGGTGTCCGTTATTCCGGACGTGGCGCGAAAATGCGGACACCACATATCGTGCCGCTGTCCCGGCAGGCTGTTGCTATTCTGAGGCAGATACAGGAAATTTCAGGGCATCTGGAACTGGTATTCCCCGGCGACCATAACTCATATAAACCAATGTGTGAAAACACGGTCAACAAGGCACTACGGCTGATGGGTTACGACACGAAAACTGATGTCTGTGGCCACGGATTCCGAGCAATGGCCTGTAGCGCGTTAATGGAATCAGAGCTTTGGTCACGGGATGCCGTTGAACGCCAGATGAGCCATCAGGAACGCAACAACGTGCGGGCGGCGTATATCCACAAAGCGGAACATCTTGATGCCCGCAAAGCCATGATGCAGTGGTGGTCGGATTATCTGGAGGTATGCCGGGAGAGATATGTCGCGCCGTATATTTATGCCCGACAGTACAAAGTGCAAGAATGACGATTAGCTTGCAAAAAGCAGACTCCTTTCATCAGGAGCTGCTTTTTTTGTTTTATGGGAGGTTTACCTTTGTGTTTATCCGCTGATCCTCTTCCTGACAATTAAACCGGCGTATTAAAGAAGGACTGCGCCATGGGATGGAGTAACTGTCTTGCTAGTCAACTATAATTGTTTTGCAAGTACGCCAAAGGTCTGAATATCTGGACATACGTCGTCATGAGCCTCCGTAGATCACGGCGTTCGCATTCTTAAAAAAGGCGCTCTTAGCGATTTCGATCAAAGAGTCGCGGAGTGGATTCGTTATATTGGTACTCACTAACGCAATGTCGTAAGGAATTGGCGTACCTGGACCAGAAAGCTCTATAAAACGCACGCCGATTGGCCTCATTGAAGTAAGAAGATGAGGAACAATGGCGACGCCCACTCCTCCGGCAACCAAGCCTAGGGCAGTTTGCATAAGCCTGACGCGCTGAGTCACACGTGGCACGAAGTTGGCTTCTTCACAAGCAGCGATAATTCGTTCATAAATCCCAGGCCCGTATCTTCCAGGAAATAGTATCCAGGGCTCATCATGCAAATCGAAAAGAGTTATCGTATCCTGGTTTGCAAGCGGATGAGAATCAGGGACTGCAGCCACCCACCTATCTA
Encoded here:
- a CDS encoding cation transporter dimerization domain-containing protein is translated as MECPRHGALRAYPAFGSGAGREGPAAHSGCRPELRGVQGVHDIRTRNGGDRVFVELHVEVDGQLTVDVGHESAMPLKRR
- a CDS encoding DUF305 domain-containing protein gives rise to the protein MAILFPLVAQVAVADDNMAGMKMDNAQGLSPASQSYMNSMKDMHAKMAEGVKASDPDVAFAQGMIPHHQGAIEMAQTELQYGKDPHMRQLAENVIKAQKGEIKTMRDWLAAHPKAAD
- a CDS encoding tyrosine-type recombinase/integrase, producing the protein MSLNDTKIRSSKPLAKPFKLSDAHGLYLLINPGGSRLWYLKYRINGKESRLGLGAYPLVSLADARLQSDGIRKLLNQNINPAQQRVADKAPCSPEKCFKTVALGWHRSNKAWSENHASRLLASMNNHIFPVIGHLPVTELKTRLFTALLKGIEEKGLLEVASRTRQHLCSIMRYAVQQGLVENNPALNLEGVTAPPVKHHYPALPLEHLPELLARIDGYMAGRTLTRLAVTLTLHLFIRSSELRFARWREIDFKNGIWTLPSTRDTIAGVRYSGRGAKMRTPHIVPLSRQAVAILRQIQEISGHLELVFPGDHNSYKPMCENTVNKALRLMGYDTKTDVCGHGFRAMACSALMESELWSRDAVERQMSHQERNNVRAAYIHKAEHLDARKAMMQWWSDYLEVCRERYVAPYIYARQYKVQE
- a CDS encoding glycosyl transferase translates to MSDFHQNGIIANFHNLSDRNVTELETELIGFSKKRKMGLILPSLFSELEGPALANIIDEIAKVPYLEEIVIGLDRADRDQFLYARDFFSRLPQHHRILWNDGPRLKAIDAELEKEGLSPTEPGKGRNVWFCTGYTLASDRTLAVALHDCDIVTYERGMLARLLYPVVHPKFSYEFCKGFYARVANGKMNGRVVRLLVGPLLRSLENVYGQSPYLDYLNSFRYPLSGEFAMRTRVMHDMKIPGDWGLEIGLLSEIYRNYSPNHICQVEIADNYDHKHQPLAEEDGSGGLKRMSNDIIQSLYRKLATMGVNLTSDSFRVLKATYYRNALDILEFYHHDAIMNGLKFDQHSEEAAVELFMQCILDAGQAFIERPNDKPFIPSWSRVQSAFPDIMQRIYDAVEEDNKGDV
- a CDS encoding DUF6515 family protein; this translates as MAKGLVLPGVAATILAAGLTYYVLDGVYYQRQNNEYVVVNPPAVVPAPQAYVSGPGNMTVLDMNGERYYVNQGHYYRRDINGQYLEVPRPAGL
- a CDS encoding LysR family substrate-binding domain-containing protein; this encodes MELHEATTADQLISLQADRIDIGFIVLPINPEATVEVTPIHLDRWVAAVPDSHPLANQDTITLFDLHDEPWILFPGRYGPGIYERIIAACEEANFVPRVTQRVRLMQTALGLVAGGVGVAIVPHLLTSMRPIGVRFIELSGPGTPIPYDIALVSTNITNPLRDSLIEIAKSAFFKNANAVIYGGS
- the apbE gene encoding FAD:protein FMN transferase ApbE → MNKYAVIITGAVMLLAGCDKPSPPSADNQAWMAEGKTMGTFYRVTLASPPADALVGLKEQISQVLEQDNHELSTYRQDSVLSRFNHYNGTAPQPISAAMADLIATALRIGAKTGGAMDITVGPLVNLWGFGPDKQPVLMPTQAQIDSARARVGLHHLRLTEEVSGQWLQKDLPDLYVDLSTLGEGYATDHLAAVMERRGITRYLVSVGGAVISRGLSPQDKPWRVAIQKPTDREVDAQAVVDLQGHGISTSGSYRNYYELQGKRLSHIIDPATGRPIDHKLVSATVIATTAMEADGWDTGLMVLGTEKAKALAEQQGLAVYLITKTETGFETWMSPQFRPFIIQATDTQPEKR
- a CDS encoding S24 family peptidase, encoding MGFPSPAQDYIDSRISLDKTCILRPASTYLVRVEEGCMAVGILHGAILVVDAAVKAAHGSIVVAVIDGAYVIRRLRLFPLPALESLGKRSEITTIDLEEGELVIFGVVTFAINDLQEVKDEENPCL